The Solicola gregarius DNA window CTGCTCGTACGTTCCGGAGCGGTACGCGAGGCGCATGCCGTGCTCGGCGCCGCCGTCAACCCGACTCCAGCGGCGTCGTTCGATGTACTGGTCGCCGACGGCGACGTACCGGGGGCGCGGCGAGTTCTGGAGGCCTGGCAGGTCGACGCGGACGAACCGCGATCCGCGCTTGCGTGGAGCCTGCGTGAGGCCGTACTGATGCAGTGTGACGGGCACGCGGGCCTCGCCGGCACGGCCATCGCCGACGCAGCCGTCGATGCCGAGGTCGAGGGGCTTCTCGCGCCGTTCCTGGAGACGCCGCGGGCGCAGAACATCCTGCGCACCATGGCTCCGTCGAGGCCGTTGCGGCGGATGAAGCACCTGTTGGACTCCGCGCCGAGCGACGACGGTCGGCTACTCGCCAACGCGGCGCTGATCGAGCCGCTGACTCCGCGCGAGCTCACTATCCTGGCGTACCTACCGAGCAGGCTCAGCAACGACGAGATCGCCGATGCGCTGTTCGTCTCGGTCAACACGCTGCGGACCCATCTGCGCAGCATCTACCGCAAACTCGGTGCCTCGGGACGCGACGCCGCCGTGGCGAGTGCCGCGATGGTCGGGCTCACCTGACGGCGGCACCGCCGCGCAATCCAGTTGGGTTCACGAGCGGCTCATCAGACTCGGACAAGGGCTCGACCGTCACGTCCGGCCGCTGGTATCGAGAGTCGCGCTCGATCTTGGTTGCGAACGGAGACGTCATTGCTCGCACCAGGGCGCTGTAGTCGAGTTGGAAGCTGAGCTCGTCGCCGACCGAGACGGCGCTGTCGCCGACGTCGAGTACGAGATGGTCGCTGCTCATGCCGAGTTTCCTGATGCCCGATGGCGCCGTGATGCCGTCAGGGTCGACGTCTTGTCGGCCGAGCGCGACGACCACCTGCCGGATGCTCCCACGGCTATGGGCGGGCGGCTGGTGGCCGAATGCGGCCTGTGCGATCTCGCCCCAGGGCTGTGTGGGCTTCCGGGTCGCTTCGATCACCTCCGCCACCAGGGTGAAGGCATCGGTCTGGAGCCCGTCGATCGGACGCCGGTAGAGCGGCTCGGTCCCCAACAGGATCGACTCACCGAGGCGGAGTTCGTCCACGCGCCCGACGTCGTTGGTCGTCAACGCCCAGTCCAGGTTGGCGGAGTTTCCGCCCGATACGACGGGGAGCACGTGCCCGCAGGCGGTCTCGGCCTGTTCGACCAGCCGGGACAACTCATCCATCTTCTGCTGGTCGGGCACGACTCCGCTGTGGCAGGCGAGGTTGGTACCGAGGCCCACGAGCCGCAGGCCGGCGAGCCGGTCAACCGTACGGGCGAGCTCCACCACCTCGTCGACCGCGACACCCTCACGCAAGTCGCCCAGCTCCACCATCAGGATCACGGCATGCGTGGTACGTCGGTGCGCGGCGACGGTTGCGAGCGCATCGAGTACGACTGCTTCGGTGTTGAGGCTGACGTCGGCGACGCGTACGACCTCGTCGACCTGGCTGAGCATCGGCGACCTGATCAACGTGAGCGGCTCCGCCACTCCGTCGGCGCGCAGTACGGCGAGGTTCTCGACCCGGGAGTCGCCGAGCCCGACGACACCCCCGTCCAGCATCGCTTTCGCGACGCCCGGTGACCCGAGCGAAGCCTTGGTGACGCCGGTTACCCGGATGCCCTTGGTGGCAAGGCGATCCACGAGGGTTCGCGCATTGTGGGCAATCGCGTCGAGGTTGATCTCCAGGCGGGGCGCGGTCACCCTACGCTCGGGGCGAGCGCCGATGCGAGCTCGGGGAACGACTGTACGACCATGTCGACGAGTCGGTCGAGTGGCCGGGTCAACGGGTCCGTTGCCGGCACGCCGATCTCGAGTTCCAGTTCGTCGATCGCAGCGCTGATCTCGTGATCGGTCATGAACTCGTGGTTGATCGCGGTGCCGATGACCTGTGTGTCGGCGAACGCCTCGATCAGGGCTACCTCGCTTGCCAGCGACGGCATCGCCACCATGGGGAAATCCCCAAGCACCTTGCGTTTCGGCGCGTGCTGAACGATGACGCCGGCGGGTCGGCTGCCGCGAAGGATATGGGCCGAGGTCAGGTACGCGGGGTGGCTGAGTGCCCCTTGGCCTTCGACGATGATCACGTCGGGGTGCTCACCTTCGTACGCGGCCACCACCTGTGCCTCGACCTCTCCGGAGCAGAACTGCGGCACGAGTGCGTCGAGTGCGACGCCGTACTTCCCACCCTGGATGAGCCCGGTCTGTCCGGTGCCGACCATGACCGCCTTGATGCCTCGCTCCCTGAGCCCTTGGACGAGAAGGGTCGCGGTCGTGCGCTTCCCGATCGAACCGTCGGTGCCGAGCACGGCGATACGCGGGCAAGGGATGTCGAAGATGCGTCCGCTGAAGAGATGGAGGTCCTTCTTCTCCTTCGGGCGGCGAACGTCGGTGATCGTCACCCCGGCGGCGAGGCCGGCCGCAACGAACTCGACGTCGTCGTTGAGGAACTCGTGAAGCCCGTTGATGATGTGCATCCCCCGGCTGATGCCATCCAGCAGTACCTCACGCTGGGCCGACGACAGCAGTCCGTCTGCGGGAGCAACCCCGCAGATCAGATAGTCGGGCACGCGGCCGGCGTGGGCGATGGATTCGGCCAGGTTCGCGAGGACCGGAATGCCGTTGGGTCGGTCATCGAGGAAGTCGCCTGCATCGACGCCGGCCCGGCGGCTGTCGATGACGCTGCGGATCTCGTACTTCTCGGAGTGACGTACCAGCCCGTTCGCGGTCTTTCCGTCCTGCTTGCCGAACTGACCCTCGCAGTACACGACCGCGGACGAACCGACCGGCAGCAGGGCATCCGCGGCGCGCGTTGAATCGCGGCGCGCGCTCGTGGAGACGGGTTTCGGGACAGACTGGGACATTGCACTCCTCTGAACGGGTCAGAGGAGGCGACGGATCGTGGAGGGCCGCAACTGGGCCCGGCGCTCAACGAGGAATCTTCCCTGAATGTCGGCAGAGTTGCCGACTCCTGAACCATAGCAGGCACCTGGCTACCGGAGGGCCGCCACGAACATCGACGCTCAGCCCAGGCGCCGAGCTCGGCTCCGCTCCGCCCTGGTCCGAAATGACGGTTCGACGGGGTGTTCGCCCCACCAGTTTCCGCCGTCGTCGTTCCACTGGTCGGTCGGACTGACGTCGGGGCTGTCGCGCACGGCGTCCAGCAGTGCCGACGCCGTGTGCGCATTGCCTCGGGTGGCTGCCGCGAGGAGTGCCTCGCTGCCATGCGCGTCGGAGTAGTCGGGTGGCACGACCAGCACGTGAAGAACGCGTTGGTCCGACATCGTGAGCTGGATCAGGTGCGCGTCGTCGTGGGGAAAGGCATCGGCTACGACGTACCCGCGGTCCACGGCGATATGGCGCGGCGCCGGCTCCCAATCGGGTCGTGAGTAGACGACCCGGACGATCTGGTCGGATCCGGTCGGGAATTGGTCGACCAGGTCGGCGACCTCCCCGGGCAGGTCTCGGCTTCGTGGCCACCAGCCGCCGTCGAGATGATTCTGGCCCGGATGACCGGCCAGGCGTAGGCGCAGTGGTGCACGGGCCTCGGACGGGCTCTCGGATGTGGACGTTGGATCGTGCGGCGTGGACATGGGGTCCGCCTCTCAACCGGGTCAGGTCGCCGGCTCGGTGCCTGTCACCGGGCGAATCGAAATAGGCTGCAAGCGGGGCACCGGGGCCTTCGTAGCGGTGGACCCGGCCGAGATGGTCTGGCATCGCGGCCGGGTCCTACCTGTCGTTGCCTGCTGTGCCCATCGGTGCTCCAGTCCGTGATGGATGCCTACCATCACGGACGTAACTGTACTCCGGATTTACAACACTAGCAATTCGTTTCTAGTATCTGTTAGCGTCTATCGCGTGAGCCACTGGAGCTTCATCACAAACCACGCCCGGGTGCTGTTGTTCATCGCCAACCGCCCGGACGCTCGGCTGCGTGATCTTGCTCTTGCCCTGGACATCACCGAGCGGACCGCGTACGGGATCGTTGCCGATCTGGCCGAAGGGGGCTACATCATCAAGAGGCGCGGTGGTCGCCGGAACACGTACCAGATCCAGGAGGACCTGCCGATGCCCGAGGCCATGGGGCAGAAGCGAACCATCGGCGAGGTGTTGGAGCTCCTGGCGGTCCGCCAAGAATCGTCCGATGAATCCGACGAACCGGGCTCCTCGAAATCGGCGCGAGTCTGACGTACTACCCCGCGGCCCCTGGACGGACGGTCCGGGAACGCTGCATCCCCAACTTCGGAGGGCAGTCCGTGATGGACACTCAAGAACGACATGTAAGCCTCTACACCAACCTCGCACACGCCGTTCGTGAGAGCGGGCTGCTGCGCCGCCGGTACGCGTACTACTGGAGTCGGATCACTCTCGCCGTGCTCGCATTCGGGCTGATCTGGGCCGGGGTGTTCATGATCGGAAACTCGTGGTTCCAGCTCATCCTTGCGGTTGCGCTCGGCGCCGTCATCACGCAGTTCGGATTCCTCGGCCACGACGGCGCGCACCGGCAGATCTTCGACTCGGCCGCGTGGAACGAGTGGACCTCGCGAGTGCTCGGCGGGGTGTTCGCCGGCCTGAGCCATGGGTGGTGGCGGGCAAAGCACAACCGCCACCATGCGGCGCCGAACCAGGAAGGGAAGGATCCCGATATCGCTCCGGGAGCATTGGCCTTCACACGTGACGTTGCCGACAGCCGGCAGACCGGATTCGCCGGATGGTTCGTACGACGCCAGGGCTGGCTGTTCTTTCCGCTGCTGACACTGGAGGGGCTCAACCTCCACGTGGCCAGTGTGCGCACCGTGCTCCAACCGGGTGCGATAAAGCATCAGCGGGTCGAGGCCGCGCTCGTACTGTCGCGACTCGCGCTGTACGTCGTCGTGCTCTTGATGGTGCTCCCGCTCGGCAAGGCGGCGGCGTTCTTCGCGTTGCAGATGGCCGTATTCGGTCTGTGCCTCGGCGGATCGTTCGCCCCGAACCACAAGGGAATGCCGATCGTGCCGCCGACCGCACGGATCGACTTCCTGCGCCGGCAGGTCCTGATGTCTCGCAATATCCGCGGCGGCCCGGTCGTGGACTTTGCGATGGGCGGGCTCAACTACCAGATCGAGCATCACCTCTTCCCGAGCATGCCGCGCCCCAACCTCAAACACGTTCAGCCCCTCGTACGCAGCTACTGCGAGGACCACGGCATCAGCTACACCGAAGTCGGCCTCCTGCACTCCTATCGCATCGTCGTCGACTACCTCAACAACGTTGGCCTCCGCGCCAGGGGGCCGTTCGATTGCCCCCTCGCTCAGCAGCTTCGCAACTAGAGCCGGTGCCGACCCGGGTGCGAGCGACATCATCGTCGACGGAGCGTTGATCGTCCGAGTTCAGCAAGTGCAGCGACGACGCCGAGGCCGGACGCCGAACCCACGAAGAGCAGGGCCGCTCCAATGGGCCACAAGCTTGCCCCGGCCTGGCACGGGTCCTCGACTGTCGCCGCGCCGAAGGACCACAGGACGGTGAGGCAGCAGACGCACGAAGCCGCTGCCGACCAGGCATGCCCGTGCCACGCCGCAACAGCGACGACAACGATCAGCCCGAGGGCGAGGACGACGACCTGCCATGATTCGTACGGACCGCTGCACCGCGCTCCGTGTGGTGAGCGGGATATCTGGGCGTGCCAACCCAGGAGCAATAGATACATCGCCGCGGTTGCCGCTGTCGTGCCGGCTACCCAGATGCAGCCCACGAGGTGGCGGGCGTCGTGATCGGTCATGGGTTTGAGCGTGGGCGAGGACGTCGGCAGGCGCATGAGTACGCAGACTCATATCGGCATGACCGCACGGAGCGCGCAGCCGCTCCCGCAACCGGGACTATCTCCGGAACTCAGCGTGGTAAGGGAAACGTCATCCCCTGGATGCCGCTCTCCTGCACATCGCTTGCGCTCGTACGAGACGAGCGTCCCGTCGTACGGTGACGCCATGGAGTTTGAGGCCTGCGGTGAGTGCGGGGCAACGGGTCGTTGGGGGACGTGCGAGCAGCTGTTCCATGTCCTGCTTGCGCTGGATCATGAACGACGCCAACCGTGGGCCGCGTACCACTCTGTCAACGTGGCCTGCTATCTGCTCCAGCATCCGTCGCTGGCGAGTCGCGAGGTACTGGCCGGCCAATGGAGCATCGTCGCCATCTTCGTCGATGAGGGCCTGGAGGCCGTGCATACGTTGACCGCACGCGCCGTTCGGCGGAACAACTGCCGCGCGAGCGGTCGCGCCGAGATCGTCGGTCGACCAGCGCCGCAGGCGGTCCGCCCCGTTGGCGCAACCATCGAGGATGTCTCGGTCGATGGCAGCTTCCCGGCGACCGGATACGAAGGCCGCATTCGTTTGTGGGCAGACGCAACCGCAACGGCGCGCGCCAGCTGACTGCTCGATCGCGACCCGGCAGGCGAGGTCAGCCGATCCTCGGGTCAGCGATCGGGTGCGAGGATGGGCGGCGTGCTGTTGTTGGTGCGACACGCGATGCCGCTGGCGACAAAGGCGGCTCCGTCGGGCGCCTGGGCATTGACTGCCGATGGGCGGGCGGCGGCTCGGCAGCTGCGCGCGCGTTTCCCCGCCGGTGCACATCTGACAGCGAGCTGCGAGCGCAAAGCGTGGGAGACGGTCGGCGGGACGGACACCCATGTAGAGCGAGATGCCCGTTTTGATGAGATCGCCCGGACTGGTGAGCCCTGGGGCGGCGACTTCCTGCGCCTGCGGCGGCGCTATGTCGAAGGAGTGAGGCATGCCGGCTGGGAGTCGCACGAGGACGCGGCGGGGAGGTTCCACGCCGGTGTCGTCGCCGCCCAAGATCGATACCGCGACCGGGCGATCGTGATCGGGACACACGGGATGGTGCTCACCAACTGGCTCGTCAGCATCGGCGTAGTCTCGACTGCCGATGCGGGCGGGTTCTGGTCCGACCTGGGCTTTCCCGACTGCATCGAGGTCGACACCGTTGGCGCATCGTGGCGACGGTGCCTCATCGTCTAGCCGGCGTGGCGCGTTGTGGTCACGGACGTACGAATCTGGGGACATATCCTCTCGTCATGCTCAAGACGCGCCTCGATCTCGACCGACGACGCCGTGCTGGTACGCGAGGAGTCGATCATCGCGGGCGTACAGCTGCTCCTCGAGCACACGGGCCCGGTCGTCGAGCCCTCGGCGGCCCTCGGTGTGGCTGCCGTCTTGGAGGACCCCGAGCGAAACCTGTGCGGGGACGAGGCGGGCGTACCCGTTGCCGCGCTCCTCGGGCACGACGATCAGTCGTTGGATACTCCTAGTTCATGTAGCTCGCGAGGCCGAGCCAGGAGAAGCCGAGCTGGATGTCGGGTTCCTCGTTGGGGTCGACCCAGGGAACCTGCTCCTTCTTCTGCAGGTAGTGACTCGGTACGGGCGTGATCGGTGCTGGCGCCTCACCACTGAGCGCACCCTGCACGGCATCGACGAACCGGCTCGCACCCTTCGCATTGAACTTGCCGTCCAACACGGCCTGGCGCTGGCGCGGGTCGGCTCCCACCGCGACGTGGACCACGGTGTTCGACCCCTGGCTCTCGGTCGCGATGACGTAGATCTTCCGGTTCGACATCTTCGCCTTTTCCATGGCCACCAACTTCTGGCCTTCGTTGTGTACGGCGAGGATGTCCATGTTCTTGATGTTCTGCACAACGCCGAGTGCCGCCTGGAATGCTGCGGGAGCGGGCGCCTCGACGGTCAACGAATTCTGGCGGATTGCCTTCACGGTCACTCCGGAGTTCGACAGCAGGATTCCAGGAAATTACCAGGGCATCCATATACGAGGGTCCTCGGGCACGCGCTCGTCGGCATCCGCTGCAACGCCGCAGTCCTGTCACCGGGACGAACATGTCGACGTGGAAACGACCGCTGAATCCGCCCGGGCCGGCCCGTCTACCTGGTGACTGACGAGAGAGCGGAGACAGGAATGCAGGATCTGAAGCCGCAGATCGCGGCGGGGAAGGTGCACTGGGCTTTCATGATGTCTTTGGACGGGTTCGTAGCCGGCCCAGGCCACTCGATGGACTTCATGGCGGGCACAACCACCCGAGATGGTCTGCTCAGTGAATACGTCGAAGCGACCGGCGCGATTCTCGCCGGGCGCGACGGCTACGACAGCACCACCGGCATCACTCCGTACGGGGGAGCGTGGGACGGGCCGATCTTCGTGCTTACCCATCATCCCGAGGATGCACGTCAGAAGGATGGCTTCACCATCCTTAGCTGCCCGGTGGACGAGGCTGTGCGTATCGGTCTAGCAGCGGCGCAGGGGAAGAACCTCCAGGTCCACTCGCCCACCATCGGACGGCAACTGCTTCAACGGGGCCTCATCGACGAGATCGATATACACATCGCGCCGGTCCTGCTCGGTGACGGCGTCCGACTTTACGATGCGCCCGGAGGCGAGATCGTGCATCTCCAACGTGACGGGACTGAACCCACGCTTGCTGCCGACCTTCGGTACCGACCGTCGACGACTGCCGCCGTGAACACCCCGCGGAATGCGAGTCCGATGTAGCGGCCGTCGCAGTCAGCAGAAAGTCAGCGCACGCTGGCCGGTGAACGGTCGCCCTACGCCAACCACGGTCACTACGGTGCCAGGCGCGCACCACCTGGGGCGTGATCGCGACCAAGGCAAGTCGACCAGACTCGCCATACGAAGCCGCATGTTCCGACGACATGTCTCGGCCCACGGCTCGCCGATGTTTGTGCTCTCGGTGAGATACGAGCCCGGCCAAGGTTGTCTTGAAGCGGCAGGTCTTCATGGATCTGTGTCACTACCTGCTTGGCGTTCCGCCTAGGAGATTGATGGTGCGTCCGCCGGACCGCCAAGCGAGGACATCGGCATGGCCCGACGTGTCGCTACGCTTGCGATGCGCGAGCCGTCTGCGTCCCCCGGAACTCGCCAACACGCGGAACTGCGCGATGCATCCGATCGAAGAGTTGGCGATTCGTGGGGCGCGCATTGAAGGAGACCAACGAGATGAGACCACTTCGATACTCGATCAACGTCACGCTTGACGGATGCTGCCATCACGAGGCCGGGCTCCCGCCGGACGAGGAGTCGATGCGGTACTGGACAGATGCGATGGCACGCGCCGATGCTCTGCTATTCGGCCGGGTGACCTACGAGATGATGGAGTCGGCGTGGCGGAAGCCGGCCACGGGCACGTGGCCCGACTGGATGGGTGAGTGGGAGGTCCCGTTCGCCGAGACCATCGACCGGGCGAAGAAGTACGTTGTGTCGAGCACGCTGGGCGGCGCCGATTGGAACGCCGAACTGGTGCGAGGGGATTTGGGGCAAGCAGTTCAGCGGCTCAAGCAGGAACCAGGCGAGAGCCTGTACGTCGGCGGCGTGACGCTCCCCCTGGCGTTGGCAGATCTGGGACTGATCGACGAGTACGAGTTCCTCGTACAGCCGGTCCTCGCCGGACACGGACCGACGCTGCTCGCCGGTCTGCACGAGCGCATCCAGCTCGAGCTCGTGGATCGCCGGGAGTTCCGGTCGGGAGCGGTCGCCCTGCGATACCGACCCGCGCGAGTAACGGCCTGACACCGTTCGTTCGTCCTGGCACGTTGGCCGCTCCCGAAGTACCGCCATTTCAGGGCCACCTGCAACGCGTGCAGAAGCCAGTCCTGATCGACCTCGAACACTGGCCGCACCATGCGGTCGTCCCCGGAATGCATCAAGA harbors:
- a CDS encoding alanine/ornithine racemase family PLP-dependent enzyme, yielding MTAPRLEINLDAIAHNARTLVDRLATKGIRVTGVTKASLGSPGVAKAMLDGGVVGLGDSRVENLAVLRADGVAEPLTLIRSPMLSQVDEVVRVADVSLNTEAVVLDALATVAAHRRTTHAVILMVELGDLREGVAVDEVVELARTVDRLAGLRLVGLGTNLACHSGVVPDQQKMDELSRLVEQAETACGHVLPVVSGGNSANLDWALTTNDVGRVDELRLGESILLGTEPLYRRPIDGLQTDAFTLVAEVIEATRKPTQPWGEIAQAAFGHQPPAHSRGSIRQVVVALGRQDVDPDGITAPSGIRKLGMSSDHLVLDVGDSAVSVGDELSFQLDYSALVRAMTSPFATKIERDSRYQRPDVTVEPLSESDEPLVNPTGLRGGAAVR
- a CDS encoding DUF1611 domain-containing protein — encoded protein: MSQSVPKPVSTSARRDSTRAADALLPVGSSAVVYCEGQFGKQDGKTANGLVRHSEKYEIRSVIDSRRAGVDAGDFLDDRPNGIPVLANLAESIAHAGRVPDYLICGVAPADGLLSSAQREVLLDGISRGMHIINGLHEFLNDDVEFVAAGLAAGVTITDVRRPKEKKDLHLFSGRIFDIPCPRIAVLGTDGSIGKRTTATLLVQGLRERGIKAVMVGTGQTGLIQGGKYGVALDALVPQFCSGEVEAQVVAAYEGEHPDVIIVEGQGALSHPAYLTSAHILRGSRPAGVIVQHAPKRKVLGDFPMVAMPSLASEVALIEAFADTQVIGTAINHEFMTDHEISAAIDELELEIGVPATDPLTRPLDRLVDMVVQSFPELASALAPSVG
- a CDS encoding DUF5994 family protein; translation: MSTPHDPTSTSESPSEARAPLRLRLAGHPGQNHLDGGWWPRSRDLPGEVADLVDQFPTGSDQIVRVVYSRPDWEPAPRHIAVDRGYVVADAFPHDDAHLIQLTMSDQRVLHVLVVPPDYSDAHGSEALLAAATRGNAHTASALLDAVRDSPDVSPTDQWNDDGGNWWGEHPVEPSFRTRAERSRARRLG
- a CDS encoding helix-turn-helix transcriptional regulator encodes the protein MSHWSFITNHARVLLFIANRPDARLRDLALALDITERTAYGIVADLAEGGYIIKRRGGRRNTYQIQEDLPMPEAMGQKRTIGEVLELLAVRQESSDESDEPGSSKSARV
- a CDS encoding fatty acid desaturase family protein, with translation MDTQERHVSLYTNLAHAVRESGLLRRRYAYYWSRITLAVLAFGLIWAGVFMIGNSWFQLILAVALGAVITQFGFLGHDGAHRQIFDSAAWNEWTSRVLGGVFAGLSHGWWRAKHNRHHAAPNQEGKDPDIAPGALAFTRDVADSRQTGFAGWFVRRQGWLFFPLLTLEGLNLHVASVRTVLQPGAIKHQRVEAALVLSRLALYVVVLLMVLPLGKAAAFFALQMAVFGLCLGGSFAPNHKGMPIVPPTARIDFLRRQVLMSRNIRGGPVVDFAMGGLNYQIEHHLFPSMPRPNLKHVQPLVRSYCEDHGISYTEVGLLHSYRIVVDYLNNVGLRARGPFDCPLAQQLRN
- a CDS encoding DUF5946 family protein → MRSYETSVPSYGDAMEFEACGECGATGRWGTCEQLFHVLLALDHERRQPWAAYHSVNVACYLLQHPSLASREVLAGQWSIVAIFVDEGLEAVHTLTARAVRRNNCRASGRAEIVGRPAPQAVRPVGATIEDVSVDGSFPATGYEGRIRLWADATATARAS
- a CDS encoding histidine phosphatase family protein — protein: MLLLVRHAMPLATKAAPSGAWALTADGRAAARQLRARFPAGAHLTASCERKAWETVGGTDTHVERDARFDEIARTGEPWGGDFLRLRRRYVEGVRHAGWESHEDAAGRFHAGVVAAQDRYRDRAIVIGTHGMVLTNWLVSIGVVSTADAGGFWSDLGFPDCIEVDTVGASWRRCLIV
- a CDS encoding dihydrofolate reductase family protein; amino-acid sequence: MQDLKPQIAAGKVHWAFMMSLDGFVAGPGHSMDFMAGTTTRDGLLSEYVEATGAILAGRDGYDSTTGITPYGGAWDGPIFVLTHHPEDARQKDGFTILSCPVDEAVRIGLAAAQGKNLQVHSPTIGRQLLQRGLIDEIDIHIAPVLLGDGVRLYDAPGGEIVHLQRDGTEPTLAADLRYRPSTTAAVNTPRNASPM
- a CDS encoding dihydrofolate reductase family protein, which codes for MRPLRYSINVTLDGCCHHEAGLPPDEESMRYWTDAMARADALLFGRVTYEMMESAWRKPATGTWPDWMGEWEVPFAETIDRAKKYVVSSTLGGADWNAELVRGDLGQAVQRLKQEPGESLYVGGVTLPLALADLGLIDEYEFLVQPVLAGHGPTLLAGLHERIQLELVDRREFRSGAVALRYRPARVTA